TACTTACGTGGTTTTTTATTGGCTAGCAAATACATCGCCTATAACAATGAAATGAAACCATTGCGCAAAGTGGAACTAAGATGGCGTCTGTAAATGGTTGATGGCATAACTTTTACACTCAATGGCTCTGGAGGAAAGTTCGCGTTTTGTTGGAGGTGTGGGGACGCCCCGCTATATGACTAGCACTACTTCAGGgacacaaaaataatgattcaaAGAAGTAAGCTATTTTGCAATTTATCCATAGAATTAATTATTATACTTATCAAAGAATGtttcataaaaaattgcttTATGCTTAACAGGTATCTTTAGTTATAGGGCTACATATCCTTTTCCGTTCATAGGCGCGGAGCCCGTTCGCGTAGTTTTACGTTTTGCATATCTAGAGTCACTTTTTCGAATAATGAAAATGAATATTCAGTGTGAAGTATGCTCTACGAGTGCATATGCTAATGTTTCTTATGCGTGTGTAGCTGTATCGCCCAAAGTATTTATTCAGTGACATTTACCAATATCATTTGTAACATCCTAGAATCTACCGAACATATTGAACCGAGAAAGACATTCGACTAGAGCCTCTCTCCGGTCTTATTAGAACCTTGAATTGGTTAACATCCTATTTGACTGTTAAGGCATTTTTCGGCGCACATACTGTTTTGTTAAccaataaataaaactattttggtAATGACCTACTGGCCTATCTGGCTCAGCCAAATGAACAGTTACCGATGGCAATGTAGCTGTGACTTCGCCATTTGAAGCGTTGTATATCCTGCTAATAGTCTGAGTGTCGAAATTTGAGCAAGTGTCAGTATTTCAAGGTGCATGCAAGCCTAGATGAAAAATTAGTCGATTCAAGGTGCCTGTGCCCAAAACTGCGATGGCGTAATTAGCAATAGACTTAATTCGTTGCCATCTATTCCATTTTATTATATTGCTTCATTAACTTGAACAATTCAATTCAATTAAGAAAAGTAAGTTGAGAAACTTTCTTCATTTTTGGCTATGTGTGATAATAATTCAAGAAGAGGTATTACTGCTCGTCGTCTGAGAGCTAAACTTCGTAAAAACAAAGAATCTTTTGCTGATGAGTTTGAATTCAGGATGTTTGTGATCATCTGCTTTAAAAATGAGGTGAGCTCTAATATAGACCCTTTCAATAAGCCGTATTGGTCTAGCAAAGTACCACTGTTTCATAGCTTACCACGATTCAACAACTATGCTTTTAAACTTAGGAGTGCTACAAATCCAGCACAAGTTGAATTGTCTTACTAGGTTTTCGATATAGCAAACATGGTGTGTAGATAAAATGTTGCTTTGCGACATGTAAGTGATTTGCATTTGTACCAATTGCATTATACGTTTGTATCAGGCCAAGCAAAGAGCAGTCTTTGAAGTGGAAAAGGTTTATCCACTTATGACCAATGACTGTGAGCTTAAGCTAATGGAGGTGAGTGTATTATTCATAGCTTTAAAGTATCCAACTCAAAGTGTAGCCTTTTGATATTTTAAAGTATTCATGGGTTAGGTGAAGCTTCTATTGGTCTAGCGTTATTCCAAATAAAGCTTGATAGGAAGTCAGAAGGGTCTTGTACTTTGATTTACGATTAGCctaacaatttattatttcatcGATCACTAAAAAGTTATCATATGTGCTAGACTAGTGAGGATGAAATCTATAAGCTGATAAGTTTTTGTTATCGTtcaacacatacatgtagtagtctATGGTGAGACAAATAGTAGGCTATGGTGAGACAAATAGTAGGCTATGGTGAGACAAATAGTAGGCTATGGTGAAACAAATAGTAGGCTATGGTCAGACAAATAGTAGGCTATGGTGAGACAAATAGTAGGCTATGGTGAGACAAATAGTAGGCTATGGTGAGACAAATAGTAGGCTATGGTGAGACAAATAGTAGACTATGGTGAGATAAATAGTAGACTATGGTGAGACAAATAGTAGGCTATGGTCAGACAAATAGTAGGCTATGGTGAGACAAATAGTAGGCTATAGTGAGACAAATAAAATGATGTATCATTTCTGGCTACCCATTTTACTTTCAAATCCATTTGCTGAATTTGCTTTATATCAGGACCTTTTCGCTAGCAAAAAGAAATCTGCTGTGAGTTTTACTCCCAGTAAAGTTATTCTATCACATATTTATTGTATTGGTTTATTTCTTTGGGGAAAGATGACTTAAATGATAAGGCTTGCAATAGCATATAATAACGTGAGCGTTTTACTTGGGGCTCTATTAGAAATCTATACATTATTCAACCATTCTTGAAGTTTGATAGATGGCTAGGGTCAGTATTCATCATTTTGCTTCATTATGACagtttattatattcatatatgtacataggtaCATGTGTTGATGCAACAAGGTTGGATAACTCCTCTTCAAATATTGAGTAAGCATAATAAATGCATAGCAATACtcatgcttggtaagagacCATTATGAAAAGTGTTGTATGCTCTCTACTCACCTTTTGGCTAAGTAAATGTTAGGGTGAAATGTGATTTAACAGCAACCCAGTCAAGCAAATTATGTTCCTaagtttttctctttttgaCAAAAAGGAATGGAAAGTCCCtaattaataatttgttcaaGTTTTTTTGTTAGTTCATAACCTCTGGACATGGTATGACAggttgttttgaatttttttacggAAGCAAATAATAATTGATTCTTGTCTATTATTCGTGCTTGTTAGAATGATTATGTAAGGGAAGACAAGACCATGTTACATATGATTTTAAAGTTATAGTTGTTCCTTCGCGTTATTCTCACTAGTTTTTTGACATTGTTACTTGTATAGTGCTGCTTGCCAGTCAGTGTTGACAAAATTGTTAAAAGTATAGTTGTTGGTTAATTAGCAGTGCATGTATGGTTGACATTTGTCAGCCCCTGTTTTCAGAATAGGTACAACTATGACAGACAAAGTACAACAGAATTGGGCAGCAATAGCTTTGGTTACATTAAGATCAGCATGCTAGGCCATAGAAAGGGTTAATATATTGCTCCAGATGTTGATTTTATTCAGAAAGCTAACAAAGATGAGCATCATGTGCAGAGTTCAGTGGAGTTGCTTTCTCGGGATATAGTACAACTTCATGCTCGCAAGTGGCAAAGTAAACGACGTGATGTAATTGGATGTTCAGATAATATAGATTTCATGGTCTGGCCACGTAAAGACATTAACACCATAGAATGTCATCTATTTTCTCGCTGGAGACATGAGACAAGCTCATCCTTCAGGCCTCTGGTAGGTTTAGCTCTAATCAATTCCATTCATGGTTAGGTACTATACATTAATTCAGTTTTCACCTTTTCTTTGCTTGCTTACTTGCCTTGTCTTTTTGTCTCAACACGTCTCTCTGTTTTGCCGCGTCTCTCTGTCTCGCCTTGTCTCTCCGTCTCACCTCGTCTCTTCTTCTCACTGCCTCTCTCCGCGTCTCACCGCGTCTCTTCGTCTCACCGCGTCTCTCCATCTTATCGCGTCTCTCCGTCTCACCGCGTCTCTCCTTCTCACCGCGTCTCGCCGCATCTTTCCGTCTCGCGGCGTCTCACCGCGTCTCTCCGTCTCCCCGCGTCTCTCTATCTCACCGCGTCTCTTCGTCTCACCACGTCTCTCCGTATCACCACGTCTCACCGCGTCTCTCCGTCTCCCCGCGTCTCTCTATCTCTCCGCGTCTCTCTATCTCCCCGCGTCTCTCTATCTCCCCGCGTCTCTTCATCTCACCGCATCTCATCTTTTCATCCTAACTTGCCTCTATCCAGCCTAATCTACCGTTTTTATTATGCAGCTGATTTTTTACCGCATATTATTTGAACCTACAGTCTTGTTTCACTCTTCACCATGCCGAGCTGGAAGCAAAACTAGAGGTGTACGAAGACCCATGCAAAGCAAGCGGATGTATCATTACCAATTCCCAACAAACCATGTTCCTGTTTCTCTCTCACCACATCCTCGACGCAAGCAGAGGGCTGGTGTCAATGTTTAGAATGCATAGCCTGTGTGTGTACCTGCCCCAAGTGAGTACCTTTGGCACATGTAATTCCCTTGACGTTGTTTGCAAATTGTCTCGAGATTTGTTGCCTGAACAGATGGGGACGAGTCTACTCTTGACTTAGGACTTAGTGTTCAATGGTTTGTTTGCGGACTGTTTTTATGTTAGATACTGACTGGAACATTTTCCAAGCCTTTTGTGGAGCATTCTAAATGCTCTATTGAGAGTATTAATTGCATGCACAAGTGAGATTCCAAGTGGTTGCTAAAGCCGTTTCCTTGGCCTGAAGATGGCGCATCGCGTAGTTGTTTCCTTTCTAAACAGTGACACTGAATCACAACAGAATGAAATCAACACagctgtttccttgatggcatTGCAGCACCATATGGGGTGACTACTAAAGCTGTATGAAAACCTAGTAATTATAGTTAAGATatacttttgttttactttattttagacatacaaTTTGTTCTCTTTGCAACACACATGTAGATCTTGTTGTTTagaaaaaagtgaaaacatCAATTGTAATTAACATTGAAGATATGCACTCCCTTTAACTCGACGtaaaattaccataatcatGGATCCTAAATCCTGGATGATGGACTCTAAATCAAGTAAAAGTGACtagtaaaaacagaaaaatttttggtacaaattaataatatcatAGTTACTGTATAGTCACTTAATTAAAAGACACAGTTTAGTTTTTTCCTTTGCAAGGAGCCAAACGAGAAAATTTGGGAATATCTTGTAACAGAtcagacaatttacatgtatttactgttcgtataataTGAAATCCTATTAAATAAATGTTCTcagaacggattatttacattttagGAGCGTCTACTGCGTAAATATATGTGTATGAGCAAGCCTTAGTACTACTGTCATTGTATCTCACTCTCATAAAGTATCATATATTACCTTTCTATGCAGCTGGATGTCTAAAGGTTTATAGTTGAAGTGATATGATGAAGTACAATCACATTGCATCAACTTAATCCTAATCTTATCTAGTTCATCAGTTCACGCCAATCTGTAGCAACAAAACAGATGTTAACATTTGATCAACCGCgatattattttaaacaaaactcGTGCTTGACATCACCTTATCACGTAGCCTCATGTTTTAGAAGCATTTCacagcatctcattgtatttgCTGACTCCATGCACCTTCCTCGTGGTGCGTAGCGTTTTAAGTGAGAAATAAAAATGCTAATTTAAACTTTGTGCTATTCTATTAGAACTTTCCTTTTCAGTTTAAATAGTGAAATTTTGTCCGGCTGAGCTTTACAATCACTTTTATATATGAAAcatcaaatatgtaaataaacatCTATGATGTAAGTAAGCATTGGAGGTGTAAATGAACGATAGAAGAGGGTGATGTTACTTCATAATTTTTACCTCTATTCATTGCTAGCAatgaacaaacattttattGTGGTCACTGATGATAGAGATATATCAACGATCTCTCATACTCGCAATACAATTCTGTTCATTTTGTGTGGGCAAGCGATATGCATACAGTAATACCTCGACATAAGAGTTTGATGTGTTTCGGAACCAAGCTAATATGTTAAttttctcatatctcaaatccgctttttctatttaaaataactaaatataaattaatcCGTTTCCAAACTATGAAAAATCACCTAAAAATGGGATATTACAGTGGAAAGATGTGTTATTAATTATTCTAATTTACCACctacgctcacaaagtaacaaatacctatctatatatgtataaacagtTAAAATCACACCTCAACATACTAGTGCCCCAACATACTAGTGCCCCAACATACTAGTGCTCCAACATACTAGTGCCCCAACATACTAGTGCCCCAACATAGTCGAAAATCGAGATACAAGCAGCATTTTGAGTAAGCTTCTTCTTTAAGATACAAGtaatatttgagatacgagcatacgaGCCGGTTCTCAATGGCCACTAAATGGTCAAGTATGCGTGAGACCGCTTGCGAAACAGCATCGCTCAGTCTTTCTTCTCGAACCAGTTTGAAAACAGTTTTTGAAaggtcggctaaaagttatagcaaacGTGAGGAGAAAAGTGCCAACCCGGGAATGGATAATAAAAAATGGAAAcgataaaattaaagtttagtgaaagattaaaacttagcttaacAAAAGTTTAGTCTAACGAACGCGTTTCTGTCTACTGCGTTTGTCTCAAAGTTAAAAACTTACAGTAGTGTTCAtagtaatgttgcattttagcaattaaagaatagagaaagcataatattattatgctttattattcatcttgaggtgttgactgatgttctaaaaaaagaatcaaggagatcgaccaaccagaagctgagatatagccagccaaacacaggtctaccaaaaaacataagtgttttggtaatca
Above is a window of Watersipora subatra chromosome 3, tzWatSuba1.1, whole genome shotgun sequence DNA encoding:
- the LOC137390188 gene encoding uncharacterized protein C6orf62 homolog, producing the protein MCDNNSRRGITARRLRAKLRKNKESFADEFEFRMFVIICFKNEAKQRAVFEVEKVYPLMTNDCELKLMEKANKDEHHVQSSVELLSRDIVQLHARKWQSKRRDVIGCSDNIDFMVWPRKDINTIECHLFSRWRHETSSSFRPLSCFTLHHAELEAKLEVYEDPCKASGCIITNSQQTMFLFLSHHILDASRGLVSMFRMHSLCVYLPQSELMNWSRGTMEEIMDPLLANI